Proteins encoded within one genomic window of Granulicella pectinivorans:
- a CDS encoding TonB-dependent receptor, with the protein MNTKHRIFRCGQRLALAAIFLSSTSSLFAQALYGSLYGTVTDSTGAVVAGATVTVRDQQKGTQQVVQTKPDGTWAVDHLIPDTYTVQISAPSFAPSEVPGIELHADSSQKIDTPLGATGTAQTVTVTAEAPALKTDRADISQTLDARTIGNLPNFTRNLTSFLLLTPGVQHSSFNIAGPENPQAGLALNTNGSNYGEQGFILDGTDNRDPVLGIIVINPTLDSVNETKVTTQNPDAEFGGAAGGIINVTTKSGGNALHGDAFLFRHSDAFYARNPFTQFQPDPITGKTIPSELYSQFGGAVSGKIIKDKAFFFLDYQGLRNRLGSSITQNVPTNLVRSTCVNATGGTCNLSEYTSQVLYNPITKTPYGAAGQIPVSALSPQAIAVLKLLPAPNATGQGTSNNYVAAGKGTLNSDQADMRLDHQLNDRIHLFGRYDYALFRLVGVPVFGAAGGNGFGLGGTTGNTVTQNQSATVGMDWALRPSLLTDLRVGFLSYHVSESKYAGQTSATALGMPNLNVSADTAGLPTFNFNQSSLSGLGNQGCNCPLTESEQVFQLVNNWTKTSGRHTFKFGGDIRYAKNIRNASDNNRSGLFTFDSATTAGAGSTGNDLASFLIGDAAQFQRFNVYINDQYNYQKRGAFYGQDSWRITSKLQLNYGVRWDIIFPETVNGTGHGGFASIDSGGIRVAGAGPYGTNGGQLMDYKNLGGRVGLAYQVLPNTVIRAGVGTVYDTVGYFGTLFGSVLSHNLPVQANENLGTTGSVNSVGATLASPPVRPAQPTIPTTGLIPFQNAYSQTFRPARIQLPKVDQFNVAVQQQFGATTTLDIAYVGNVGERVYPGETYGYDLNEPTLPTTQAQLAAGSAARRPYNGKFVGSYQGAATLCCSNSMTSAAPSGHANYHSLQTKLDKRFAHGLQFNANYTWSKAMNYANDAAFTNYKQFSYGRNDTNRTNIFVLSGVYELPFGKNRIFLAHSNRLVDYLVGGYSLTGQTTWESGRPFTPTYAECGADQDLDNNFGGPGTTSDCRPNGDAKAFALSTGGLNTTTHARRYFTPVAALATNGAVSGPFQRPAFGNFGNIGRLSMVGPRDFYADVAVLKDIPLTERFKGQFQFQAFNVFNHAALDIPTGSNSRCIDCTVAQGAGVITALEGNSTMRRLQFAARVTF; encoded by the coding sequence TTGAATACCAAACACCGAATCTTTAGATGCGGGCAAAGACTCGCCCTCGCGGCGATCTTTCTGTCCAGCACCAGCAGCCTGTTCGCCCAGGCGCTTTATGGGTCCCTGTATGGAACGGTCACGGACTCGACAGGCGCGGTCGTCGCCGGGGCAACCGTCACCGTGCGTGACCAGCAGAAGGGAACCCAACAGGTCGTCCAGACCAAGCCCGATGGAACTTGGGCTGTCGACCACCTGATCCCCGATACCTACACCGTGCAGATCTCGGCCCCGTCCTTCGCGCCGTCCGAGGTCCCCGGCATCGAGCTGCACGCCGACTCGTCGCAGAAGATCGATACGCCTCTCGGTGCGACCGGCACGGCCCAGACCGTCACCGTCACCGCCGAGGCGCCTGCCCTCAAGACCGACCGCGCCGACATCTCCCAAACCCTCGACGCACGCACTATCGGCAACCTCCCCAACTTCACCCGGAACCTGACCAGCTTCCTGCTCCTCACCCCCGGCGTCCAGCACTCCAGCTTCAACATCGCCGGACCCGAAAACCCACAGGCAGGCCTCGCCCTCAATACCAACGGTTCGAACTACGGTGAGCAGGGCTTCATCCTCGACGGAACCGACAACCGCGACCCCGTTCTCGGCATCATCGTCATCAACCCCACCCTGGACTCGGTCAACGAGACCAAGGTGACCACCCAGAACCCAGATGCTGAGTTTGGCGGAGCGGCCGGCGGCATCATCAACGTCACCACCAAGTCCGGCGGCAACGCCCTGCACGGCGACGCCTTCCTCTTCCGGCACTCCGACGCCTTCTACGCGCGCAACCCCTTCACCCAGTTCCAGCCCGACCCCATCACCGGCAAGACCATCCCCAGCGAGCTCTACAGCCAGTTCGGCGGCGCTGTCTCCGGCAAGATCATCAAGGATAAGGCGTTCTTCTTCCTCGACTACCAGGGTCTTCGCAATCGCCTCGGTTCGAGCATCACCCAGAACGTACCCACGAACCTCGTGCGCAGCACCTGCGTCAACGCCACCGGCGGCACCTGCAACCTGTCCGAGTACACCTCGCAGGTGCTCTATAACCCCATCACCAAGACCCCCTACGGCGCCGCCGGACAGATCCCCGTCTCCGCGCTCTCGCCGCAGGCGATCGCCGTGCTGAAGCTCCTCCCTGCCCCCAACGCCACCGGACAGGGCACCTCCAACAACTATGTGGCCGCCGGCAAGGGTACGCTCAACAGCGATCAGGCCGACATGCGCCTCGATCACCAGCTCAACGACCGCATCCACCTCTTCGGGCGCTATGACTATGCTCTCTTCCGCCTCGTCGGCGTCCCGGTCTTCGGCGCAGCTGGCGGCAACGGCTTCGGCCTCGGCGGCACCACAGGAAACACCGTCACGCAGAACCAGAGCGCCACGGTCGGCATGGACTGGGCTCTTCGTCCCAGCCTCCTCACCGATCTTCGCGTCGGCTTCCTCAGTTACCACGTCTCCGAGAGCAAGTACGCCGGGCAGACCTCGGCCACCGCGCTCGGCATGCCCAACCTCAACGTCTCGGCCGACACCGCCGGGCTGCCCACCTTCAACTTCAACCAGAGCTCGCTCAGCGGACTCGGCAACCAGGGCTGCAACTGCCCGCTGACGGAAAGCGAGCAGGTCTTCCAGCTCGTCAACAACTGGACCAAGACCAGCGGACGCCACACCTTCAAGTTCGGTGGCGACATCCGCTACGCGAAGAACATCCGCAATGCGTCGGATAACAACCGCTCCGGTCTCTTCACCTTCGACTCCGCCACGACGGCCGGTGCCGGATCGACCGGCAACGACCTCGCCTCCTTCCTCATCGGCGATGCCGCGCAGTTCCAGCGCTTCAACGTCTACATCAACGACCAGTACAACTACCAGAAGCGTGGCGCATTCTACGGCCAGGACTCCTGGCGCATCACCTCCAAGCTGCAGCTCAACTACGGCGTTCGCTGGGACATCATCTTTCCTGAGACCGTCAACGGTACCGGACACGGCGGCTTCGCCTCCATCGACAGCGGTGGCATCCGCGTCGCCGGAGCAGGCCCCTACGGCACCAACGGCGGCCAGTTGATGGACTATAAGAACCTAGGCGGACGCGTCGGTCTCGCCTATCAGGTTCTGCCCAACACCGTCATCCGTGCCGGCGTCGGTACTGTCTACGACACGGTCGGCTACTTCGGAACGCTCTTCGGCTCCGTGCTCTCGCATAACCTGCCCGTCCAGGCCAATGAGAACCTCGGCACCACGGGCAGCGTCAACAGCGTCGGCGCAACCCTCGCCTCCCCGCCGGTTCGTCCGGCGCAGCCCACCATCCCCACCACCGGTCTCATTCCCTTTCAGAATGCGTACAGCCAGACCTTCCGTCCGGCCCGTATCCAGCTTCCGAAGGTCGATCAGTTCAACGTCGCCGTGCAGCAGCAGTTCGGCGCCACCACGACGCTTGATATCGCCTACGTCGGCAACGTCGGGGAACGCGTCTACCCCGGCGAGACCTACGGCTACGATCTCAACGAGCCCACGCTTCCCACCACACAGGCACAACTCGCCGCGGGCAGTGCGGCACGTCGTCCTTATAACGGCAAGTTCGTCGGCAGCTACCAGGGAGCCGCGACGCTCTGCTGCTCCAACTCCATGACCTCGGCCGCGCCCTCGGGCCACGCCAACTACCACTCGCTGCAGACCAAGCTCGACAAGCGATTCGCGCACGGCCTCCAGTTCAACGCCAACTACACCTGGTCGAAGGCCATGAACTACGCCAACGACGCAGCCTTCACCAACTACAAGCAGTTCAGCTACGGACGCAACGACACCAACCGCACCAACATCTTCGTGTTGAGCGGCGTGTATGAGCTTCCCTTCGGCAAGAACCGCATCTTCCTTGCTCACTCCAACCGCCTCGTCGACTACCTCGTCGGCGGCTACAGCCTCACCGGCCAGACCACCTGGGAGAGCGGACGTCCGTTCACCCCGACCTACGCCGAGTGCGGCGCCGATCAGGACCTCGACAACAACTTCGGCGGTCCCGGCACCACCAGCGACTGCCGTCCCAACGGCGATGCCAAGGCCTTTGCCCTGAGCACCGGCGGTCTCAACACCACCACCCACGCCCGCCGTTACTTCACGCCGGTCGCGGCACTCGCCACCAACGGTGCGGTCTCCGGACCGTTCCAGCGTCCGGCCTTCGGAAACTTCGGCAACATCGGGCGTCTCTCCATGGTCGGCCCGCGTGACTTCTACGCGGATGTCGCCGTCCTGAAGGACATCCCCCTCACCGAGCGTTTCAAGGGCCAGTTCCAGTTCCAGGCCTTCAACGTCTTCAACCACGCCGCTCTGGATATCCCCACCGGCAGCAACTCGCGTTGCATCGACTGCACGGTCGCCCAGGGAGCCGGTGTCATCACCGCCCTCGAAGGCAACAGCACGATGCGCCGTCTCCAGTTCGCCGCCCGCGTCACCTTCTAA